The proteins below come from a single Antennarius striatus isolate MH-2024 chromosome 18, ASM4005453v1, whole genome shotgun sequence genomic window:
- the tox gene encoding thymocyte selection-associated high mobility group box protein TOX isoform X2 — protein MDVTVYPPPPQPLNAADHTKLGQLSYSDPSFGTNKLDGDTMFLGMPDTSLDFTSNNQFRVPQTPHPLGKVTPHNQPPQQWRRDTHMADSHRLPWSFSVGGLGDEDFNIPPITPPTLPDHMLPPHLPHDSTSGPYHSLDPPSSSAPHHPYHLQGMDLPGMPSRQDVAGILNQDGGTFSPTGGPMTSTLSVMQQMVNSDSRFTSSQQPMEAALGPRNQSGMSQQTHLPAIAQSQLGLSGNSVGHNSPSPPGSKSATPSPSSSTHEDENDEGLRLGSGGEKRPASLDISKKSKTPKKKKRKDPNEPVKPVSAYALFFRDTQANIKAQNPNATFGEVSKIVASMWDGLGEEQKQVYKKRTETAKKEYLKQLAAYRASLVSQSYNDPSEMKPPHSSSTSSSSSNSVFTPKPSIYPSHPSQHPSPGSLAHPHSLPPSHHPGMYMAYPHPSHHPSHTSSPGLGPHLPSHPQIHPQLQALSSRGTVPRTSVPHQGSLSLGGMTAASTPPLQVSPPLHSQAHLGGLHSPHHQHQQQQLSGHPLGMTHTPAITQGYPPSLQPDYQSIGGGMLSGGAVMSSSMDYHQLGRHTPNHHTSLDWSTDYHGNGGLQRDKNPYLS, from the exons ATGGATGTAACAGTTTACCCGCCTCCTCCGCAGCCTCTGAACGCGGCTGACCACACCAAGCTGGGTCAGCTCTCTTACTCGGACCCGTCTTTTGGGACCAACAAG CTGGATGGGGACACCATGTTCCTGGGAATGCCAGACACAAGCCTTGACTTCACCTCAAACAATCAG TTCCGTGTGCCACAGACTCCTCACCCTCTAGGCAAGGTGACGCCACACAACCAACCCCCACAGCAATGGAggagggacacacacatggCCGATTCGCACCGTCTGCCTTGG TCATTCTCAGTGGGTGGTTTAGGTGATGAGGACTTCAATATCCCACCCATCACTCCCCCCACCCTGCCAGACCACATGCTGCCCCCCCATCTTCCCCATGATTCAACCTCTGGTCCATACCACTCTCTGGACCCCCCCTCCAGCTCAGCTCCGCATCACCCCTACCATCTGCAGGGAATGGATCTTCCTGGCATGCCCAGTAGACAAGATGTTGCTGGTATATTGAACCAAGATGGGGGTACCTTCAGCCCAACTGGTGGCCCGATGACCAGTACTCTGTCTGTG ATGCAACAGATGGTCAACTCGGATTCTCGGTTTACCAGCAGCCAGCAGCCAATGGAAGCAGCGCTTGGACCGAGGAACCAGTCAGGCATGAGTCAGCAAACTCACTTGCCTGCCATTGCCCAATCACAACTGGGGCTGAGTGGCAACTCTGTTGGCCACAACTCTCCATCCCCTCCTGGAAGCAAATCTGCCACACCGTCTCCCTCCAGTTCCACGCATGAGGACGAGAATGATGAAGGACTTCgg ctgggCAGTGGAGGAGAGAAAAGGCCAGCATCACTGGACATCTCCAAGAAATCCAAAACtccaaaaaagaagaagcgAAAGGACCCCAATGAGCCAGTGAAGCCAGTGTCTGCCTATGCCTTGTTCTTCAGGGACACTCAAGCCAACATCAAGGCCCAGAACCCCAACGCCACCTTTGGGGAGGTGTCAAAGATAGTGGCCTCCATGTGGGACGGCCTGGGAGAGGAGCAGAAACAG GTGTACAAGAAGAGAACAGAGACTGCTAAGAAGGAGTATCTGAAACAACTAGCTGCCTACAGGGCCAGTCTAGTCtctcag AGTTACAACGATCCATCTGAAATGAAACCCCCCCACTCTTCCTccacatcttcctcttcctctaacTCAGTGTTTACACCCAAACCTTCCATCTACCCCAGTCACCCCAGCCAGCACCCTTCTCCCGGCTCCCTCGCACACCcccactctctccctccatctcacCACCCAGGGATGTACATGGCATACCCTCACCCATCTCATCACCCTTCCCACACCTCAAGCCCCGGCCTCGGCCCGCAcctcccctcccacccccagaTCCACCCCCAGCTCCAGGCTCTGTCCTCCAGAGGGACAGTCCCACGGACCAGCGTCCCCCACCAGGGATCTCTGTCCCTTGGAGGCATGACAGCAGCGTCCACCCCTCCTCTCCAGGTGAGCCCCCCGCTCCACAGCCAGGCTCACCTGGGGGGGCTGCACAGTCCTCACCATCAGCACCAGCAACAGCAGCTCAGTGGACACCCACTGGGAATGACACACACGCCTGCCATCACACAG GGctaccctccctccctccagccCGACTACCAGTCGATAGGAGGAGGGATGCTCAGCGGTGgagcggtgatgtcatcatcaatggACTACCACCAGCTGGGGCGACACACGCCAAACCACCACACCTCTCTGGACTGGAGCACCGATTACCATGGCAACGG AGGTCTTCAGAGAGACAAAAATCCCTATCTGAGCTAA
- the tox gene encoding thymocyte selection-associated high mobility group box protein TOX isoform X1 — MDVTVYPPPPQPLNAADHTKLGQLSYSDPSFGTNKLDGDTMFLGMPDTSLDFTSNNQFRVPQTPHPLGKVTPHNQPPQQWRRDTHMADSHRLPWSFSVGGLGDEDFNIPPITPPTLPDHMLPPHLPHDSTSGPYHSLDPPSSSAPHHPYHLQGMDLPGMPSRQDVAGILNQDGGTFSPTGGPMTSTLSVMQQMVNSDSRFTSSQQPMEAALGPRNQSGMSQQTHLPAIAQSQLGLSGNSVGHNSPSPPGSKSATPSPSSSTHEDENDEGLRLGSGGEKRPASLDISKKSKTPKKKKRKDPNEPVKPVSAYALFFRDTQANIKAQNPNATFGEVSKIVASMWDGLGEEQKQVYKKRTETAKKEYLKQLAAYRASLVSQSYNDPSEMKPPHSSSTSSSSSNSVFTPKPSIYPSHPSQHPSPGSLAHPHSLPPSHHPGMYMAYPHPSHHPSHTSSPGLGPHLPSHPQIHPQLQALSSRGTVPRTSVPHQGSLSLGGMTAASTPPLQVSPPLHSQAHLGGLHSPHHQHQQQQLSGHPLGMTHTPAITQGYPPSLQPDYQSIGGGMLSGGAVMSSSMDYHQLGRHTPNHHTSLDWSTDYHGNGSVLRGLQRDKNPYLS, encoded by the exons ATGGATGTAACAGTTTACCCGCCTCCTCCGCAGCCTCTGAACGCGGCTGACCACACCAAGCTGGGTCAGCTCTCTTACTCGGACCCGTCTTTTGGGACCAACAAG CTGGATGGGGACACCATGTTCCTGGGAATGCCAGACACAAGCCTTGACTTCACCTCAAACAATCAG TTCCGTGTGCCACAGACTCCTCACCCTCTAGGCAAGGTGACGCCACACAACCAACCCCCACAGCAATGGAggagggacacacacatggCCGATTCGCACCGTCTGCCTTGG TCATTCTCAGTGGGTGGTTTAGGTGATGAGGACTTCAATATCCCACCCATCACTCCCCCCACCCTGCCAGACCACATGCTGCCCCCCCATCTTCCCCATGATTCAACCTCTGGTCCATACCACTCTCTGGACCCCCCCTCCAGCTCAGCTCCGCATCACCCCTACCATCTGCAGGGAATGGATCTTCCTGGCATGCCCAGTAGACAAGATGTTGCTGGTATATTGAACCAAGATGGGGGTACCTTCAGCCCAACTGGTGGCCCGATGACCAGTACTCTGTCTGTG ATGCAACAGATGGTCAACTCGGATTCTCGGTTTACCAGCAGCCAGCAGCCAATGGAAGCAGCGCTTGGACCGAGGAACCAGTCAGGCATGAGTCAGCAAACTCACTTGCCTGCCATTGCCCAATCACAACTGGGGCTGAGTGGCAACTCTGTTGGCCACAACTCTCCATCCCCTCCTGGAAGCAAATCTGCCACACCGTCTCCCTCCAGTTCCACGCATGAGGACGAGAATGATGAAGGACTTCgg ctgggCAGTGGAGGAGAGAAAAGGCCAGCATCACTGGACATCTCCAAGAAATCCAAAACtccaaaaaagaagaagcgAAAGGACCCCAATGAGCCAGTGAAGCCAGTGTCTGCCTATGCCTTGTTCTTCAGGGACACTCAAGCCAACATCAAGGCCCAGAACCCCAACGCCACCTTTGGGGAGGTGTCAAAGATAGTGGCCTCCATGTGGGACGGCCTGGGAGAGGAGCAGAAACAG GTGTACAAGAAGAGAACAGAGACTGCTAAGAAGGAGTATCTGAAACAACTAGCTGCCTACAGGGCCAGTCTAGTCtctcag AGTTACAACGATCCATCTGAAATGAAACCCCCCCACTCTTCCTccacatcttcctcttcctctaacTCAGTGTTTACACCCAAACCTTCCATCTACCCCAGTCACCCCAGCCAGCACCCTTCTCCCGGCTCCCTCGCACACCcccactctctccctccatctcacCACCCAGGGATGTACATGGCATACCCTCACCCATCTCATCACCCTTCCCACACCTCAAGCCCCGGCCTCGGCCCGCAcctcccctcccacccccagaTCCACCCCCAGCTCCAGGCTCTGTCCTCCAGAGGGACAGTCCCACGGACCAGCGTCCCCCACCAGGGATCTCTGTCCCTTGGAGGCATGACAGCAGCGTCCACCCCTCCTCTCCAGGTGAGCCCCCCGCTCCACAGCCAGGCTCACCTGGGGGGGCTGCACAGTCCTCACCATCAGCACCAGCAACAGCAGCTCAGTGGACACCCACTGGGAATGACACACACGCCTGCCATCACACAG GGctaccctccctccctccagccCGACTACCAGTCGATAGGAGGAGGGATGCTCAGCGGTGgagcggtgatgtcatcatcaatggACTACCACCAGCTGGGGCGACACACGCCAAACCACCACACCTCTCTGGACTGGAGCACCGATTACCATGGCAACGGGTCTGTATTAAG AGGTCTTCAGAGAGACAAAAATCCCTATCTGAGCTAA